A DNA window from Anaerocolumna sp. AGMB13020 contains the following coding sequences:
- a CDS encoding V-type ATP synthase subunit F, with protein sequence MYKMAVVGDRESVLIFKAFGVEVFGVDVTEALENQKLINRLAKEGYAVILITEQAAQYLLETLEHYRKEVLPAVMIIPSGDAALGIAEKLMKQNVERAVGVDILQPEN encoded by the coding sequence ATGTATAAGATGGCAGTAGTCGGAGATCGTGAATCCGTGTTAATATTTAAAGCTTTCGGAGTAGAGGTATTTGGAGTTGATGTAACAGAGGCCTTGGAAAATCAGAAGCTTATCAATCGTTTGGCAAAAGAAGGGTATGCCGTTATTCTTATAACAGAGCAGGCAGCACAATATCTGCTTGAAACCTTGGAGCATTATCGAAAGGAAGTATTACCGGCAGTAATGATTATACCTTCCGGGGATGCTGCCCTTGGGATTGCTGAGAAACTTATGAAACAGAATGTAGAACGTGCAGTAGGAGTAGATATACTGCAGCCGGAAAATTAA
- a CDS encoding V-type ATPase subunit, whose protein sequence is MKLKDTDFITASSYIRTLENKLLKRTKLDNLVAMDSFSDILKGLSQGNDYSMTTVSSLDQAEECLKNEWSRVIGQMYEVSPHKEVIELIEAPYHFHAIRYTLKTGQTQSDNIQLPGELKEIMGKVLEATEDNQKREIILDKHMFEYMRQLAQKIGSSLIMEHIGMQIDFYNIKAMLRVREMHKDLALLELCLIEGGNLDRDLFLRCFSLPLSAIIAAFTYKYCNKEIKKGLESYEVYHNFSEMEVLLQGALIEQLKKAKLITYGAEIVYAYLMAKENELRQIRLLLTCKAKKISNTTLIRKLGESYV, encoded by the coding sequence ATGAAGTTGAAGGATACCGATTTTATAACTGCTTCAAGTTATATTAGAACCCTTGAAAATAAACTTTTGAAACGAACTAAACTGGATAATCTAGTGGCAATGGACAGCTTTTCAGATATCCTGAAAGGACTTTCCCAAGGCAATGATTACAGCATGACTACAGTTAGCAGTCTGGATCAGGCAGAAGAGTGTCTAAAGAATGAGTGGAGCAGGGTTATCGGACAGATGTATGAGGTAAGCCCCCATAAAGAAGTGATTGAGCTGATTGAAGCGCCTTATCACTTTCATGCCATTCGTTATACACTAAAAACCGGACAGACACAATCAGATAATATACAATTACCTGGTGAACTGAAAGAAATAATGGGAAAGGTATTGGAGGCAACCGAGGATAATCAGAAACGGGAGATAATCCTTGATAAGCATATGTTTGAATATATGAGGCAGCTAGCTCAAAAAATAGGAAGTAGTCTCATTATGGAGCATATAGGGATGCAGATTGATTTTTATAATATCAAAGCGATGTTAAGAGTCAGGGAAATGCATAAGGATTTGGCGCTTCTTGAATTATGCCTGATAGAAGGTGGAAATCTTGACAGAGATTTGTTTTTACGCTGCTTCAGTCTTCCACTGTCTGCTATAATTGCCGCCTTTACCTATAAATACTGTAATAAGGAAATAAAAAAGGGATTGGAAAGTTATGAAGTGTATCATAATTTTTCGGAAATGGAAGTATTGCTTCAAGGAGCGCTTATAGAACAATTAAAAAAAGCGAAGCTTATAACCTATGGTGCAGAAATTGTCTACGCATACCTGATGGCAAAAGAAAATGAACTTCGTCAGATCAGGCTACTTCTTACCTGTAAGGCAAAAAAGATATCCAATACGACACTTATCAGAAAGCTGGGTGAGAGCTATGTATAA
- a CDS encoding V-type ATP synthase subunit E — protein MGSLESLTHKIIEDAKLQAEDIIKQALDKISVELEDEAGKNNIYCEKIKQEAERKAEEIYRRVIAEKEMEIRDKNLFVKQKQLDNVFHEALRRLKDLSLEEYIKYLRHTLSGKDLKGYEIFLPEKYNTEENDKAIKELFNKISESSGVLSDIQYRPIGGGFILMKNGVVENYTFETWIDIIRQDAEGEVLEILYGKGK, from the coding sequence TTGGGTAGTTTAGAAAGTTTAACCCACAAAATAATAGAGGATGCAAAATTACAGGCGGAAGATATTATTAAACAGGCGTTGGATAAAATAAGCGTGGAGCTTGAAGATGAGGCTGGAAAAAATAATATTTATTGTGAGAAAATCAAGCAAGAGGCTGAAAGAAAAGCAGAGGAAATATACCGCAGAGTCATTGCGGAAAAAGAGATGGAAATCAGGGATAAGAACCTGTTCGTTAAGCAGAAGCAGTTAGACAATGTATTCCATGAAGCATTGAGAAGACTAAAAGATTTAAGCCTGGAGGAGTATATAAAGTATTTGAGACATACCCTCTCCGGGAAGGATTTAAAAGGTTATGAAATCTTTCTTCCTGAAAAATATAATACGGAGGAAAATGATAAAGCCATAAAGGAATTATTCAACAAAATCAGCGAAAGCAGCGGTGTTCTGTCAGATATCCAATACCGGCCTATTGGAGGCGGATTTATCCTGATGAAAAATGGAGTGGTAGAGAACTATACCTTTGAGACCTGGATAGATATTATACGGCAGGACGCAGAAGGTGAGGTACTGGAAATTCTATATGGAAAGGGGAAATGA
- a CDS encoding V-type ATP synthase subunit K encodes MTIANYFLENGGFIFAAMGAVFAVVLAGIGSMKGCGLAGQAAAGIITEEPEKFGQALILQLLPGTQGLYGFIIGFLVLLQLGNEPTMGQGLYLLFTGLPVGLAGLLSGIAQGKVSAAGMQILAKNPEHNTKGIILAAIVETYAILGFVASIIMLFVTYPK; translated from the coding sequence ATGACGATTGCGAACTATTTTTTAGAAAACGGTGGATTTATTTTTGCTGCTATGGGTGCGGTATTTGCAGTAGTATTAGCGGGTATTGGTTCCATGAAAGGATGCGGTCTGGCAGGACAGGCAGCTGCCGGTATTATAACCGAGGAACCTGAAAAATTTGGTCAGGCATTGATTCTGCAGCTGCTTCCCGGAACACAGGGGTTATACGGCTTTATTATCGGCTTTCTTGTACTTTTACAACTTGGTAATGAACCGACGATGGGTCAGGGACTCTATTTACTCTTTACTGGTCTTCCGGTAGGCTTAGCTGGTCTTTTATCCGGTATTGCACAGGGTAAAGTATCAGCAGCTGGTATGCAGATTCTTGCAAAAAATCCTGAGCATAACACAAAGGGTATTATTCTTGCTGCTATCGTTGAAACATACGCTATTTTAGGTTTTGTTGCATCTATCATCATGTTATTTGTTACCTATCCGAAATAA